One stretch of Pyrenophora tritici-repentis strain M4 chromosome 4, whole genome shotgun sequence DNA includes these proteins:
- a CDS encoding putative type 1 phosphatase regulator ypi1 protein: MAHFNTMASPQTISSRTATSPSGSRTMQSRPQPVLRLSAPSGVLRLRAEPSERRHIQWAEDVIDNEGMGKKSSKVCCIYHKPRAADESSDDDSSDSSSDSDSDSEPDNSTARPAGRIGGARGRRPHQRDHDDCGDVHDHGEGPSQPQKHRRQRRKPSPNAYEKMPKQKK; encoded by the exons ATGGCGCATTTCAACACCATGGCCAGCCCTCAAACCATCTCGTCACGCACTGCGACATCACCGTCTGGTAGTAGAACTATGCAAAGTCGCCCTCAGCCCGTCCTCCGTTTGTCGGCTCCATCGGGCGTGCTGCGCCTACGAGCAGAACCGTCAGAGAGGCGACACATCCAGTGGGCTGAGGATGTAATCGACAACGAAGGCATGGGCAAAAAGTCATCAAAAG TCTGCTGCATCTACCACAAACCCCGCGCTGCCGACGAATCTTCCGACGACGACTCTTCAGATTCTTCATCTGACTCCGACTCTGACTCTGAGCCCGACAACAGCACCGCCCGACCTGCGGGGAGGATCGGCGGCGCACGAGGACGACGACCACACCAACGCGACCATGATGATTGCGGAGACGTTCACGATCACGGTGAGGGACCGAGCCAGCCGCAGAAGCACCGGAGGCAGCGGAGGAAGCCTAGCCCGAATGCGTACGAGAAGATGCCGAAGCAGAAGAAGTAG
- a CDS encoding putative dash complex subunit dad2 protein produces the protein MSNYGRPLPTHLRNQSLGGAQQQSPILLARIEEKKAELASLKDLQALSGGLADQMQMLADKLMTLSDGTEAVAAVLSNWHNVLRAINMASTKLPKPKDEEDAEKRSEDGPPLPQTLVRIPTQHAPAVMEQANAATAED, from the exons ATGTCGAATTATGGACGCCCGCTTCCCACACATCTCCGCAACCAGTCATTGGGCGGCGCTCAGCAACAATCCCCAATCTTGCTCGCCCGCATTGAAGAAAAGAAGGCCGAGTTAGCCAGTCTCAAAGACCTCCAAGCCCTGAGCGGGGGACTTGCAGATCAAATGCAAATGCTTGCTGACAAGCTGATGACTCTATCGGACGGCACGGAAG CGGTTGCAGCAGTGTTGTCTAACTGGCACAATGTGCTCAGGGCTATCAACATGGCATCCA CAAAACTACCCAAACCCAAGGATGAGGAGGATGCAGAAAAGAGATCGGAAGATGGACCACCATTACCACAGACACTTGTCCGCATCCCCACACAACATGCGCCTGCAGTCATGGAGCAGGCCAACGCAGCTACGGCAGAAGATTGA
- a CDS encoding Atrophin-1 domain containing protein: MPHSHHLHHMRHQLRHDNQLGSPITGSKTMHVFERATRVLVARAESSCTNDSDPGCTKPTQVPTMAIALAVIVPIVGVSIVLCFLHRRNKRKLAEEDSKDQYKSNDWGMEGVAKTNKKKRPEMSLSEKDAGGGHDRGLSIEAGSPYILPVGLHGSRESFHSLSRSQHDPHDPYGPVAFLKDDQSTRGSSVRGGPYRNETGSVYTTSSSGTRKEGLQAGLLQNAQRMSTSNPVRGDSLSPVSTSSPDTKFPDPGIPLSPLNPRFENQSPISPPAASPSPSIKPNSVPTISIPEPGVTEKQVSKSPVQTSNEIPSLPRIKSQAVVLENTNTHSIISTSSYGEGFQITPPSPTRDQPKIVAPKPRYSTGPQNVGLGVDDFGHNTNRLSMSLRPMPPSDDPQENPEERANRIRSFYKEYFDDSKPEPAGGHIYNDYVEDYGSEYQDGTVFDPRTGNFVVAQPNAPFAEPITRRAMTPPPRAPPRFRSNTATGRGAHMSNSSVASSQYPPPRGMSSMSGRLPPPMKKPLPPPSALSSLPTPAKLNEQSMIFDAADFAPPVSYRERQNGARPDSPLGNPRPYSPAVRPHTPLVGSYDELPALPSPYLMRKSGTFTALDFAPPGRIRDPAGSGASDAGSIRSNHSGISAAGRFAVRSGANRVSRIPRDVLGTKDDFALQLKPRMNLVMNA; encoded by the exons ATGCCGCACTCGCATCACCTTCACCACATGCGCCACCAGCTGCGACACGACAACCAACTTGGCTCTCCCATCACCGGAAGCAAGACAATGCACGTTTTTGAGAGGGCCACGCGCGTCCTCGTAGCTCGCGCCGAATCATCATGCACAAACGACAGCGACCCTGGCTGCACAAAGCCTACCCAGGTGCCCACAATGGCAATTGCTCTGGCCGTCAT CGTACCTATCGTCGGTGTATCTATCGTCCTGTGCTTCCTCCACCGCCGTAACAAGAGAAAGCTGGCTGAGGAAGACTCAAAAGATCAGTACAAGTCCAACGATTGGGGTATGGAGGGTGTCGCCAAGACGAACAAGAAGAAACGCCCGGAAATGAGCCTGTCCGAAAAAGACGCCGGTGGAGGTCACGATCGGGGACTGTCCATTGAGGCTGGAAGCCCCTACATTCTCCCCGTCGGTCTGCATGGATCTCGTGAATCTTTCCACTCGCTATCGCGCTCGCAACATGACCCCCACGACCCCTATGGTCCCGTCGCTTTCTTGAAGGATGACCAGAGCACTCGCGGCTCAAGCGTCCGTGGCGGCCCGTACCGCAATGAAACTGGTTCCGTGTACACAACTTCGAGCAGTGGAACAAGGAAGGAGGGTCTGCAAGCTGGTCTGCTTCAGAACGCGCAGAGAATGTCAACGTCCAACCCCGTCCGTGGCGATTCGCTATCCCCCGTCAGCACCTCTTCTCCCGACACCAAGTTCCCTGACCCAGGCATTCCTCTGAGCCCCCTCAACCCCCGCTTTGAGAACCAGTCTCCTATCTCGCCGCCCGCCGCATCGCCTTCCCCGTCCATCAAACCCAACTCTGTTCCTACCATCTCGATTCCTGAGCCTGGTGTCACGGAGAAGCAAGTCAGCAAGTCGCCTGTACAGACCTCGAACGAAATCCCCTCATTGCCCCGAATCAAGTCTCAGGCCGTCGTTCTCGAAAACACAAACACGCACAGTATCATCAGCACGTCTAGCTACGGTGAGGGCTTCCAGATCACACCGCCTTCCCCTACTCGTGACCAGCCCAAGATCGTTGCCCCCAAGCCCCGCTACTCTACTGGTCCTCAGAATGTCGGTCTTGGAGTGGATGACTTCggccacaacaccaaccgTCTATCAATGAGCTTACGCCCCATGCCTCCGTCTGATGACCCTCAGGAGAACCCAGAAGAGCGCGCTAACCGTATTCGATCTTTCTACAAGGAGTACTTTGATGATTCCAAGCCCGAGCCTGCCGGTGGTCACATCTACAACGACTACGTTGAGGACTATGGCTCAGAGTACCAGGACGGCACCGTCTTCGACCCTCGCACTGGTAACTTCGTTGTCGCTCAGCCCAATGCTCCCTTTGCCGAACCCATTACTCGTCGTGCTATGACACCCCCGCCGCGAGCTCCTCCCCGGTTCCGAAGCAACACTGCCACTGGTCGTGGCGCTCACATGTCCAACAGCTCCGTGGCTTCATCACAATACCCACCTCCTCGCGGCATGTCCTCGATGAGCGGACGCTTGCCTCCCCCCATGAAGAAGCCTCTGCCCCCGCCTTCCGCTCTGTCATCGCTACCAACACCAGCCAAGCTCAATGAGCAGTCCATGATCTTCGACGCCGCCGACTTTGCCCCACCTGTTTCCTACCGCGAGAGGCAAAATGGCGCACGCCCAGACAGCCCATTGGGCAACCCCAGGCCCTACAGCCCAGCTGTGCGCCCCCATACTCCTCTAGTCGGCTCATACGACGAACTACCAGCGCTCCCGAGCCCTTACCTCATGCGTAAATCTGGTACATTCACCGCACTGGACTTTGCGCCACCTGGTCGTATCCGGGATCCGGCTGGGTCGGGTGCTTCCGATGCTGGATCTATCCGCTCTAATCACTCTGGCATCTCGGCCGCTGGTCGATTTGCTGTCCGTAGTGGAGCCAACCGCGTCAGCCGGATACCGCGGGACGTTCTTGGTACAAAGGATGACTTTGCTCTCCAATTAAAACCTAGGATGAACTTGGTAATGAACGCCTAA